One Primulina huaijiensis isolate GDHJ02 chromosome 8, ASM1229523v2, whole genome shotgun sequence genomic region harbors:
- the LOC140983009 gene encoding group 2 truncated hemoglobin 3-2, producing MQSLQEKASEWSGVHPNDAFAIDETNLYEKLGVQTFVNLSTNFYNRVYDDEEEWFKSIFANSKKEDAIQNQYEFFVQRMGGPPLYSQRRGHPALIVRHRPFPVTHQAAERWLDHMKQALDCTTEIDESSRIKMMNFFRHTAFFLVAGNELKNQKQGFACKHAAGKPAAA from the exons atgcagtctttacaggAGAAGGCATCGGAGTGGAGTGGGGTTCACCCAAACGATGCCTTCGCGATTGATGAGACCAATCTTTACGAGAAGCTTGGTGTCCAGACCTTCGTCAATCTCTCCACCAATTTCTACAACAG AGTTTATGACGATGAGGAAGAATGGTTTAAGTCAATATTTGCAAACTCCAAAAAGGAAGATGCTATACAAAATCAATATGAGTTCTTCGTGCAAAGAATGGGAGGACCTCCTCTGTACTCCCAAAGAAGAG GACATCCCGCACTGATTGTGCGTCACCGACCATTTCCAGTCACCCACCAAGCTGCTGAGAGGTGGCTGGATCACATGAAACAAGCATTGGATTGCACCACGGAAATTGATGAGAGCTCCAGAATTAAAATGATGAATTTCTTCAG GCACACTGCATTCTTTCTAGTGGCTGGGAATGAGTTAAAGAATCAAAAACAAGGATTTGCATGCAAGCATGCAGCCGGAAAACCTGCTGCAGCATAA